In Porites lutea chromosome 9, jaPorLute2.1, whole genome shotgun sequence, a single window of DNA contains:
- the LOC140947479 gene encoding heart- and neural crest derivatives-expressed protein 2-like, producing the protein MGDHCDDAQRTDRNEVESSSPANRPEIGGGCRRRKSNPKTATSRKERRRTQNINAAFEDLRKHIPNVPSDTKLSKIKTLKLAMSYIHHLENQLEGETRDQEIATPTTEPTHETDANNNSMEGEKDSSNHTKEESNSPRSDDEKQSYVAPPRRSSRTGWPQHVWALELLGTAKQESVS; encoded by the exons ATGGGAGATCATTGTGACGACGCTCAGAGAACAGATCGCAATGAAGTTGAAAGCAGCTCTCCTGCTAACAGACCAGAAATTGGTGGCGGATGCCGGAGACGAAAATCCAATCCTAAAACGGCAACGAGCAGGAAAGAGCGAAGACGAACGCAGAACATCAACGCAGCGTTTGAAGACTTAAGGAAACATATTCCTAACGTTCCATCTGACACCAAGTTATCTAAGATCAAGACTCTGAAGCTGGCTATGAGTTATATACATCATTTGGAAAATCAACTAGAAGGCGAAACCCGCGACCAGGAAATTGCTACGCCTACGACAGAGCCAACACATGAAACAGACGCAAACAACAACTCGATGGAGGGTGAAAAGGATAGCAGTAATCACACCAAAGAGGAATCGAACTCACCAAGG AGTGATGATGAAAAACAGAGCTACGTAGCTCCACCACGCCGCAGCTCCAGAACAGGTTGGCCACAACACGTCTGGGCTTTAGAACTACTGGGAACAGCGAAACAGGAATCCGTATCGTGA
- the LOC140947467 gene encoding T-box transcription factor TBX20-like isoform X1: protein MSQKQTSRKTAYLSNRAKAFSIASLVRNEDLEAELPEGDDNTPAEDGRMERENCDSPVPRKMLKTVKPRVFLEGKELWNCFYRLGTEMIITKTGRRMFPTLRASFADLEPEATYSVMLDIVPLDTKRHRYSYSDSAWFVAGEGDVAPPKVTCVHPDSPFTGAQLLRQVLSFEKVKLTNNRDDKRGNIILNSMHKYQPRIHLLKNPEEQENKTDLTRAETFVFPETTFMAVTSYQNHLITRLKIYSNPFAKGFRDSIRFLGNTERESYLMSNGLQAFENEDSAYAFISSGALTSGSSRDLYGDEFYQVSTPSQWGPCGDSCCHTSNIAVTNNCFPHSLQCAGSNDIFHREHAWWHCPASRTEEGVLINY, encoded by the exons ATGTCCCAGAAACAGACTAGCCGAAAAACCGCATATTTATCGAACAGGGCAAAGGCATTTTCAATTGCCTCCCTTGTCCGCAATG AGGACCTAGAGGCTGAGCTCCCGGAGGGTGATGACAATACGCCCGCCGAAGATGGAAGAATGGAAAGAGAAAACTGCGACTCGCCCGTACCAAGGAAAATGCTGAAAACTGTTAAACCAAGGGTATTTCTTGAAGGCAAGGAGCTGTGGAATTGCTTCTACCGGCTGGGGACAGAAATGATAATCACCAAGACAGGAAG GCGAATGTTCCCGACTCTTCGTGCGTCCTTCGCCGATCTGGAGCCCGAGGCAACATATTCAGTAATGTTAGACATCGTCCCGCTCGACACAAAGCGACACCGTTATTCCTACTCAGATTCAGCTTGGTTCGTCGCCGGAGAAGGTGACGTCGCCCCACCGAAGGTCACGTGTGTCCATCCCGACTCACCCTTCACTGGGGCCCAGCTGCTTCGTCAAGTACTTTCATTTGAGAAAGTAAAGTTAACGAACAACCGAGATGACAAGCGGGGAAAT ATCATCTTGAACTCGATGCATAAATATCAACCCAGAATCCATCTGCTTAAGAATCCTGAAGAGCAGGAGAACAAAACAGATTTAACAAGAGCGGAAACTTTCGTCTTCCCAGAAACCACGTTCATGGCTGTAACTTCCTATCAGAATCATCTT ATTACTCGACTCAAGATTTATAGTAATCCTTTCGCAAAGGGATTCCGAGACTCAATTCGATTCCTTGGTAACACAGAAAG AGAAAGCTATCTAATGTCAAATGGCCTTCAGGCGTTTGAAAATGAGGACAGCGCTTATGCTTTCATTTCAAGTGGAGCGCTCACAAGTGGAAGCTCAAGAGACCTGTATGGCGATG aGTTTTACCAAGTGTCTACTCCATCCCAATGGGGACCCTGTGGGGATTCATGTTGTCACACAAGTAACATCGCTGTTACGAACAACTGCTTTCCTCATTCGCTCCAGTGCGCAGGCTCAAATGATATCTTTCATAGGGAGCATGCGTGGTGGCATTGTCCGGCGTCACGCACCGAGGAAGGCGTCCTTATAAACTACTAA
- the LOC140947467 gene encoding T-box transcription factor TBX20-like isoform X2: MERENCDSPVPRKMLKTVKPRVFLEGKELWNCFYRLGTEMIITKTGRRMFPTLRASFADLEPEATYSVMLDIVPLDTKRHRYSYSDSAWFVAGEGDVAPPKVTCVHPDSPFTGAQLLRQVLSFEKVKLTNNRDDKRGNIILNSMHKYQPRIHLLKNPEEQENKTDLTRAETFVFPETTFMAVTSYQNHLITRLKIYSNPFAKGFRDSIRFLGNTERESYLMSNGLQAFENEDSAYAFISSGALTSGSSRDLYGDEFYQVSTPSQWGPCGDSCCHTSNIAVTNNCFPHSLQCAGSNDIFHREHAWWHCPASRTEEGVLINY; the protein is encoded by the exons ATGGAAAGAGAAAACTGCGACTCGCCCGTACCAAGGAAAATGCTGAAAACTGTTAAACCAAGGGTATTTCTTGAAGGCAAGGAGCTGTGGAATTGCTTCTACCGGCTGGGGACAGAAATGATAATCACCAAGACAGGAAG GCGAATGTTCCCGACTCTTCGTGCGTCCTTCGCCGATCTGGAGCCCGAGGCAACATATTCAGTAATGTTAGACATCGTCCCGCTCGACACAAAGCGACACCGTTATTCCTACTCAGATTCAGCTTGGTTCGTCGCCGGAGAAGGTGACGTCGCCCCACCGAAGGTCACGTGTGTCCATCCCGACTCACCCTTCACTGGGGCCCAGCTGCTTCGTCAAGTACTTTCATTTGAGAAAGTAAAGTTAACGAACAACCGAGATGACAAGCGGGGAAAT ATCATCTTGAACTCGATGCATAAATATCAACCCAGAATCCATCTGCTTAAGAATCCTGAAGAGCAGGAGAACAAAACAGATTTAACAAGAGCGGAAACTTTCGTCTTCCCAGAAACCACGTTCATGGCTGTAACTTCCTATCAGAATCATCTT ATTACTCGACTCAAGATTTATAGTAATCCTTTCGCAAAGGGATTCCGAGACTCAATTCGATTCCTTGGTAACACAGAAAG AGAAAGCTATCTAATGTCAAATGGCCTTCAGGCGTTTGAAAATGAGGACAGCGCTTATGCTTTCATTTCAAGTGGAGCGCTCACAAGTGGAAGCTCAAGAGACCTGTATGGCGATG aGTTTTACCAAGTGTCTACTCCATCCCAATGGGGACCCTGTGGGGATTCATGTTGTCACACAAGTAACATCGCTGTTACGAACAACTGCTTTCCTCATTCGCTCCAGTGCGCAGGCTCAAATGATATCTTTCATAGGGAGCATGCGTGGTGGCATTGTCCGGCGTCACGCACCGAGGAAGGCGTCCTTATAAACTACTAA